The genomic interval ACTACCATCAAAGGCAACTCCAGAATTTGTTATATATGCACTATAAGTATCAGATACTCCCCAAACTTCTAAAGAAGCTTTTATTCCTTCTAAATAATTGGTTTCGGCATTAGAACCCCAACCTCTCACGGCTGCTTCTGCTTTTAAAAATGATATTTCTGCATACGAGAACAATCTTGCTTTTAGTAAGTTTCCTCCATCTTCTTTTAAATTAAATACTTCATTCATTCTAGAAACATAACTATTTGTACCCCCTCTAGAACCTTCTGTATTTAGGTTATAAGTGTACGGATCTGCATTACTTACAGCAACTGGTAATCCTACGTAAACGCTACTTGTATCAATAAGTGTTTTACCTGCTTCTATATCTGCTGCATACGTTTTTGAAGAGTAGATTGCATAACCATTTTCTTCTAACGTTTCTTCGTTAATATAACGGATACCGTCTTGTTCAGCAATATCACCACCTCCAGGAATTTCATTTGCTGGAACAACTTTAGTAGGAGTTGCTACAGGAGCAAACCAAACTGCTATTCTAGGGTCATTAAATTCTTTTAACTTGTCTGTTATTGTTGTACAAGGCTTCACTCTATAAAAAGCGGAAGCAGAACCAAATAGTCCACTTTCTGGCCAAGATTGACTCGTTATACCTCCAATATAACTAAGAGATAATTCATCATCAATACTACTAATTAATGGTTTTGAGAGCGTTTTAGTAACTCCTTCTTGAGAAAAACTTGGTAATTTTTCTGATAAACGCATATAATAACGTAGTGCTAAAGAATTGGCTAATTTTTGCCATTTAGAAGCATCTCCAGAATAAAAAACATCTTGAGAAGCATCAACATTTTCAAAACTACTTCCTTCTAAAAGGGTAGCCGCTGTTTCTAAATCTACAATAATACCTTTGTAAACCGATTCTTGTGTATCGTAAGTAGGTTTTTCTCCGTCTAAATTATTTCCGTGTAAAGCATCTGAATAAGGTATGTCTCCATAGTAATCCGTAAGATTACCAAATAACATCGATTTTAATATTAAAGTTACTCCTTCATGAAACTCTAAACCTAATGCTACAGCTTGCTCATTTGCTATTTTGTTAGTACGAAGTAAGTTGTAATTTGTAGACCAAATAGATCCTGTAGACCAATCATATCTATTGTCTGACCATGAATCTCTTTGTATAAACTGTGCAGCAGCTCCGGTATCTCCAGCATAACCTCTAGAAGTTGTACTTGTTGCAAGCCCTGTCATTACTGTGCTTATTAATAAATTTGGGTCTGCCAAATTAGGTTCAACTCCATTTGGGTTCTCATTTATTTCTACCAAGTTGCTATCGCAAGAAACGATAAACAAAGTTGGAATCAATAGAAATAAAATAACTATATTTTTTATAAATTTCATATTCTTGATTTTTTATTTTAATTTAAAAACTTGCGTTTAGTTTAAAACCTACAGGAATTGACCATGGTTGAATGTTATAACGTTCTACACCTTGTGCCATTCCAGATCCTGAACTTTGAAAAGCACTTTCTGGATCTATATTGATACCTGCTTTTGTCCATAAAATGATATTACGGCTAAATAATGAAAGTGATAAATTGTTCATTCCCATTTTTTCTGATACTTCACGAGGAAAAGTATATCCAATAGAAATTTGTCTAAGTTTTAAGTAATCTGCATCAAAAGTTGCTGCTTTAGAATAACTCCAAGGATAATTGTCTCCATAAGAATGGTATTGCGTTCCATCTCCACCAAGGTTTTCTTGAGTAGCTACAAAATTACCATTGTCATCATAATATCCCATTACTCCAGGTAAAAACACTCCGTCATTTAAACCATCATAAGGGAAACCACCATACTCTGCAGTAGGTCCACCAACAAGTGGATAGAATTCTCCATTTGGTGATAAAAAGATATCAGAATTTTCTCTGATGTAAGCAGGAATATCATTTACGTTGCTTAAGTCATACACTTTATCTAACCATCTAGAAGTTTGTACATCAGATTCTGCATAACGATATGTTTGAGAAACAAATTGTCCTCCTTTTCTCCAATCAAAATTCATTGATAAATTCCAGTTTTTATACGTAATAGAAGTTTGTAATCCCATTTTAAAATCAGGATTATAATTACCTGTCACAGGAGCCACTCTATTTCCGTCTGCATCAGATAAAGTTCTATCGTCACTATCCCATCCTTCATCGTCTAACAAAGGCCATCCGTAGTAAGGCGAGTTTTCATCTTCAACACGAACAAATGCTCTATCTACTAACTGACCAATTTCTTCACCAACCCAAGTATAAGCACCATTTCTTGCTTCAGACCAGAAAGAAACATAATCTGTTCCTGGTGCTAATTCTGTAATAATGGTTTTGTTGGTTGTAAATGTTAAATTCATATTCCAACGTAGATCATCATTTTTAACTAAAACACTTCCTAAGCTTGCTTCAAAACCCTTACTATTTAAATTACCAGCATTAAATAATTTACTTGTTGCACCAGAAGATATTGGTAAAGATTTTTGAAATATTTGGTTTTTGTTGTCAGATTCATAATACGTAAAATCCATAGTTACTTTATTTCTAAAAAGCGATAAATCAACACCGTATTCTGTAGATGTATTAATTTCTGGTTTAATTTCATCATTTTTTAAAGCAGCACTTACAGATAATTGAGAAGCAGCTCCCCAATCTCCAGAATTGCTTAAAACAGAATATAAATTATAAGCACTTGTATCATTACCAGCTTGTGCCCAACCAACACGTAGTTTAAATAAGGATACATCGTTACCCATATCAAAAATCTTATCTAATAAAATACTTGATGAAACTGAAGGATATAAAAAACTATTATTATTTTCTGGTAAGGTACTAGACCAATCATTTCTAACACTAGCATCTACAAATACCGTATTTTTAAAACTAATATTACCTAAAGCATACAAACTATTTACACGTTTTTTAGATGTTGAACTTCCATAACTAATATTGTCTGAAGCGATATTAGATAATGTAAATAAGTTAGGTACTACTAAGCCAGAACCTCCGTTTTTAGTTTGTGCAGATGATGAGTTGTTATTTAAATTTCTTCTGTTACCACCAGCAGATAAACTATAATCAAAATTTTCGTTTAATTTATCTTGATAAGTAAGTAAAAAATCGACATTCGTTTCTACACCATTTATGTTAGATAAACCATAAGCACCATTAGGTTCATCATTAAAACCGCTAGATATTTTAGTTTCTCTTACTTCATGCGTATCATTATATGCAAAACGAGTCATTAAAGAAAGTTTGTCTGTAAATTGATAATCGGCTTGAATATTCCCCATCAATCTTTTTCTTTTAAAACCATTATTTATTTCATTTGCTAAAAAATAAGGGTTGTTAAATTCAAATTGAGAAGGATCGTCACCTAAATTATAGGGTGCATTTTGGCTAACACCTTCTACTAACCAATAATCTTTCATGTCAAGAATATCTATATGGCTATTAATGTCATATAATGCTTGTAATGGATTTGCTCCTCTGTCTGTTGTAGAAGGGCGGTTATCTGCACCAGAAATAGTATATTTTATACTTGAGTTAAGTTTTAATTTGTCATTAACATCAAAACTACTATTGATACCAAAGTTGTGTCTATATAAATCTGAATTTGGAATAAAACCTTCATGCTGCATGTTGGTATATGACATTCTATAATTCATTCTGTCTGTGCTATTTTCTATAGAAACAGTGTTTGTAGAGGTAAATGAATTTTCAAAGAAATTTTTTGCATTATTTGCTCCTCTAGAAGTTAATGGTTTTGCCACACCAACTCCCGTAGCTATTTCTTGATCTGAATATGGCCATTGAATAGCACTTAAACCTTTGTCTAATTCAGGACCAACCCAACCAGAAGAGGTTTCATCTATTTGTGTTGTATTAGGATTTGGTCTGCTACCATTTGCAAAAAGTGTCGATTTTTCGATAAATTTATAAGGAATTTCGTAGACGTTACTAGAACTAAAAGAAATGCCTAAACCTTTATTTTTTTTACCTGATTTTGTAGTAATTAAGATAACACCATTACCACCTCTAGCACCATATAATGCAGCAGCACTTGGTCCTTTTAAAACAGATACGTTTGCAATATCATCTGGGTTAATGTCACTAATACCTCCACCATAATCTACTTCTACACCGCCACCAATACTTCCAATATTGGTAAGTCCACTACTTAAAGGAACACCATCTACAACATATAATGGTTGGTTGTCTGTAGTTAATGAAGAAGCTCCACGTAGAATTACGCTTACAGTAGAACCAGCACCTCCAGTAGAGTTAATTTGCACACCTGCAACTCTACCATTTAATGCGTTTAATGCGTTTTCTTGCGTTACGGTTGTCATATCGTCTCCAGATACTTCAGCAACAGAATACCCTAATGATTTTTTCTCTCTAGAAATCCCTAGAGCCGTAACAACGATACCGTCTAATGCTTCCGAAGATTCTTCTAAGGTAACGTTGATATTTGTTTTACTACCAACAGTAACTTCTTGTGTTGACATACCTAAGTATGAAAATACAAGTATTGAATTGTTGTTGGGAACTGTAATACTATAATTACCATCAAAATCGGAAGTAACTCCTATAGTTGTTCCTTTTAAAATAACAGATACTCCAGGTAAGAGTATTTCGCTAGTGTCACTTATAACTCCTTTTACTTGTTGTTGTGCATATATGTTTGCAGATAACAAGCATATTAAAAAGAAGGTAAAAAGCCTTAAGTTTCTTTTTTTCATACTGTGAATGAATTAATAAAGTAGTTGATTTGTTATGTTAATTTCGGGCAAACCTATTCTAAAAATCTTGTTAAAACTTAATGTATATTGTTAGTTATAGATTATATTTTGTCTCTTTTTTTTTCTTTGTTATTATAAGGTTCACACAAGGTTAATACAATGTTATATGGTGAAAATGAGCAATAATTGGTGTTTCATTTTCGAACTTAAACGAGCTGTTTTTTTTGATGAAGCAGTTTAAATATCATATAAAACGAATAAGATTTAATCATTTTAATCTTCTCTATTCAACTTAATTTGTATTTAATAAAAAGAAGAATTTTTTCTTTAAAAAATAAAAGATGAAGAAGGTTATACTATTAAATAAGAATATTTTATTTTGGATATTACTCTTATTAAATCTATCCATTTTTGCACAAACAGATCCTTTACCTCTAAAAGGTATTTGTGCACATCGCGGAGCGAACAAAACGCATCCAGAAAATACAATTGCTGCTTTTAAAGAAGCCATCCGTTTAGGTGTCCAAATGATAGAGTTTGATGTACAGTTAACAAAAGATCATAAACTTGTGATAATGCATGATGCTACTGTAAATAGAACGACAAATGGTTTTGGAGAAGTATCTAAGTTAACTTTAGCTGAGATTAGAGAATTAGATGCCGGTAGTTGGAAAGCTGAAAAGTTTATAGGTGAAAAAGTACCAACGTTACAAGAAGTTCTTAAAATAATGCCACAAAATATATGGTTAAATATTCATTTAAAAGGAGATAGAGGGGTAGGTGTAGAAACGGCTAAAATGGTAATTGCAGAAAATAGAAAACAACAATCTGTAATTGCATGTGGGAAGAAAGCTGCTAATGGAGTAGAAAGCGTAAGTAAAAAATTGAAAATTTGTAATATGGAGCGCTTGTCTTCTCGTTCAGATTATATCAATAAAACTATAGAAGGAAAATTTGCATTTCTACAGATAAAAAATAGTAGAGATAATGATGCTATAATTAATGATCTAAAAAAACTGAAACAAAATGGGGTTCATGTAAATTATTTTCATTCAGAAAAAAAAGAACAAATACAAGAGTTATTAGATGCTGGTGTCGATTTTATTTTGACTGATAATTTGGAAGAGATGATAAATGCTTTTTCGGTATTAAAATAAGTATTCATAACCGTATTAAATCATTTTAGTAGCTTTTTTTAAGGCTGAACAAATATGTTGTTGCTATTCAGATAAATCCCCAACGTTTCTTTATGTTGGGGATTCGTTTATTTAAAAAACTGTAATTTAAAGTAGATGTATGCTTAATTATATTGCGCTAAATATTGGTTTATTAAAACTTTATCTTTCCAGTTAGAAGCTGCATAATCTTCTTTGGTCATATAAGAAGTTCTTTTTTTATAGGCTTCTTTAATTTCTTCTTTGGTCTTCTTTTTAAAGCTATCAGCATCAAAATCTGTAATATTATTTACAAAGGTTTCTCTGTCTTCGCTTACATTTATTTCTACTTTTACATTAAACTTTACCTTGTTTTTATCTTTAGCATTTTCTATAAACTTTATAGGTCTATCTATGTATGCGTAATTGGTTTTAGATTCTTTTACGTACGAAGTATAGATTTTATCATCTGTATTTTTTTCATAGAAAACGGTTACATGATGTTGGTTTTCAGAGAATTTAATTCCGAATAAAAACTTTAAATTCAAATGTTGTCCACGTTTTCCATCAGCATAACTATATTTTATTTTTTTGATGAAAAAGTCAGTAGGATCAATATACATTTTACCAGAATATTTAGATTTTGATTTGTCAGGATTGAATGAAACCACATAATACTTTTTAGAGCCTAATATTTCATTTTCTTCTAATTGATGTTCGTAATATTTCTGATCAAGAAAATTCTTTTCGGTAGAAGTATTAAAAAATACACTTCTATATTTTATATTTCTAAGCGGATAACTTTGGCCATAGTAACTAAAAGTATTGTCTTTTGCAATGGAGTCTGCAACTCTCGTTGTTTCTACCATAGACAAAGAGTCTTCCAGTTTAAAAAGTCCAGATTTTACTTTATATGTGTTTTTAGAATTCAAATGTTTTAAAACTACGTTTTGAAGCCTTTCTGTTATGTTTTCTAAGGTTACACCGTTTCCGATGTCTATTTTTTTAAACCCTTGAATAGCGGTTACTTCGTAAGAATCTACTTCTTTTTTCCGTTCTTCAGAATAGAATTTTTTATTTAAAACAGTTGCTTTAAATTCTGTACCAAAAGCAGGATTTTTTTCTTGAAGATTATCAGCAAATTGCATTAATTCTTTTTCTGCTAATTTTCTTTTTTTTCTACTTAAAAGTGAACTAGCATTTAATTCGAATTCTAGTTTTTTAAAGTCTAAATTTTGATTTTCTATAGCATAAACATCCTGTTTTACAGGTGATGAAAGATAATTTTCTTTCATGTTTTTAGCTGTTTTTATCAATAAACTATCCAAAGAAACTTTGGTTAAGTTTAGTTGAAATTCATCGAGTAAATTTACGTCTTCTTGTAAGTTTACTACGTAATGATTATTTATTAGTTGCCTTTTTGTGATGGTTTTTGGTTGATAGCCTAAGCAAGAAATAGTAATTATTTTTACGTTATCTAGGTTTAAGGTATAATTACCAAATTCATCTGAAGTTGAACCAGATTTTTTGTCTGTTAAAAGTGCTGCTTTCTCAATCGGATTGGAAGAATTTAGACTGATGATTTTACCTGAAATTGTTTGAGAGTTCATTACTATAATATTCAAAAATAGTACTGAAAAAGAGAGTAGTTTTTTCGTCATGAAATGTTGATTTTTTTATAAATGTATTGTTATTCTTTATTTATAAATAAAAATCATTTTAAGTTTAACAAAGTATTATATTTGCATTCTTAAAACTTTAAGAGAGTTTATTAATTTTAAGTTAAAACTTTCTTTTGAAGCAAAATTTATTTACATGAAAGCCGGAATTGTAGGATTACCAAACGTAGGAAAATCAACTTTATTTAACTGTTTATCAAATGCAAAAGCGCAAAGTGCCAACTTTCCTTTTTGTACCATAGAACCAAATTTAGGAGTTGTAAACGTGCCAGATACACGTTTAGAGAAATTAGAAGAATTAGTTGTTCCAGAAAGAGTTCAGCCTGCTACTGTAGAGATTGTAGATATTGCTGGTTTGGTAAAAGGAGCAAGTAAAGGAGAAGGTTTAGGAAATCAGTTTTTAGCAAATATTCGTGAAACAGATGCTCTTTTACATGTAATTCGTTGTTTTGATAATGATAATATTATACATGTAGATAATTCTATAGATCCTGTTAGAGACAAAGAAACAATAGATATTGAACTGCAATTAAAAGATTTAGAAGCTGTAGAAAAACGTTTAGAGCGTGTAAAGAGAACAGCTAAAACTGGTAATAAAGAAGCGCAAGCAGAATTAGTAGTTTTACTTAAAATTGAAGAAACTTTATTAAAAGGTGTTTCTGTAAGAACTTTAGAGTTTACAGAAAAAGAAATGGAATTTGTACAACCATTACAGTTTATCACTTTAAAACCAGTGTTATATGTTTGTAATGTTGATGAAGGTTCTGCCGTTTCTGGAAATGCATATGTAGATAAAATTAGAGAA from Polaribacter sejongensis carries:
- a CDS encoding carboxypeptidase-like regulatory domain-containing protein, translated to MNSQTISGKIISLNSSNPIEKAALLTDKKSGSTSDEFGNYTLNLDNVKIITISCLGYQPKTITKRQLINNHYVVNLQEDVNLLDEFQLNLTKVSLDSLLIKTAKNMKENYLSSPVKQDVYAIENQNLDFKKLEFELNASSLLSRKKRKLAEKELMQFADNLQEKNPAFGTEFKATVLNKKFYSEERKKEVDSYEVTAIQGFKKIDIGNGVTLENITERLQNVVLKHLNSKNTYKVKSGLFKLEDSLSMVETTRVADSIAKDNTFSYYGQSYPLRNIKYRSVFFNTSTEKNFLDQKYYEHQLEENEILGSKKYYVVSFNPDKSKSKYSGKMYIDPTDFFIKKIKYSYADGKRGQHLNLKFLFGIKFSENQHHVTVFYEKNTDDKIYTSYVKESKTNYAYIDRPIKFIENAKDKNKVKFNVKVEINVSEDRETFVNNITDFDADSFKKKTKEEIKEAYKKRTSYMTKEDYAASNWKDKVLINQYLAQYN
- the ychF gene encoding redox-regulated ATPase YchF, which translates into the protein MKAGIVGLPNVGKSTLFNCLSNAKAQSANFPFCTIEPNLGVVNVPDTRLEKLEELVVPERVQPATVEIVDIAGLVKGASKGEGLGNQFLANIRETDALLHVIRCFDNDNIIHVDNSIDPVRDKETIDIELQLKDLEAVEKRLERVKRTAKTGNKEAQAELVVLLKIEETLLKGVSVRTLEFTEKEMEFVQPLQFITLKPVLYVCNVDEGSAVSGNAYVDKIREAVKDENAEVIVLAVGTEADITELDDYEERQMFLADIGLEEAGVSRLVRSAYKLLNLQTYFTAGVKEVRAWTIPIGSTAPQAAGVIHTDFEKGFIRAETIAYEDFATYGSEAKVKEAGKMKVEGKEYVVKDGDIMHFRFNV
- a CDS encoding glycerophosphodiester phosphodiesterase, coding for MKKVILLNKNILFWILLLLNLSIFAQTDPLPLKGICAHRGANKTHPENTIAAFKEAIRLGVQMIEFDVQLTKDHKLVIMHDATVNRTTNGFGEVSKLTLAEIRELDAGSWKAEKFIGEKVPTLQEVLKIMPQNIWLNIHLKGDRGVGVETAKMVIAENRKQQSVIACGKKAANGVESVSKKLKICNMERLSSRSDYINKTIEGKFAFLQIKNSRDNDAIINDLKKLKQNGVHVNYFHSEKKEQIQELLDAGVDFILTDNLEEMINAFSVLK
- a CDS encoding SusD/RagB family nutrient-binding outer membrane lipoprotein codes for the protein MKFIKNIVILFLLIPTLFIVSCDSNLVEINENPNGVEPNLADPNLLISTVMTGLATSTTSRGYAGDTGAAAQFIQRDSWSDNRYDWSTGSIWSTNYNLLRTNKIANEQAVALGLEFHEGVTLILKSMLFGNLTDYYGDIPYSDALHGNNLDGEKPTYDTQESVYKGIIVDLETAATLLEGSSFENVDASQDVFYSGDASKWQKLANSLALRYYMRLSEKLPSFSQEGVTKTLSKPLISSIDDELSLSYIGGITSQSWPESGLFGSASAFYRVKPCTTITDKLKEFNDPRIAVWFAPVATPTKVVPANEIPGGGDIAEQDGIRYINEETLEENGYAIYSSKTYAADIEAGKTLIDTSSVYVGLPVAVSNADPYTYNLNTEGSRGGTNSYVSRMNEVFNLKEDGGNLLKARLFSYAEISFLKAEAAVRGWGSNAETNYLEGIKASLEVWGVSDTYSAYITNSGVAFDGSLEIIMQQKWIANMFNGDEAYLDWRRTGFPTLNAGPLARENVMPLRFVYPSDEINNNTANNAVGAASLEETTYSNTDSNDSPYAKPWIVQDVTKPW
- a CDS encoding SusC/RagA family TonB-linked outer membrane protein, which gives rise to MKKRNLRLFTFFLICLLSANIYAQQQVKGVISDTSEILLPGVSVILKGTTIGVTSDFDGNYSITVPNNNSILVFSYLGMSTQEVTVGSKTNINVTLEESSEALDGIVVTALGISREKKSLGYSVAEVSGDDMTTVTQENALNALNGRVAGVQINSTGGAGSTVSVILRGASSLTTDNQPLYVVDGVPLSSGLTNIGSIGGGVEVDYGGGISDINPDDIANVSVLKGPSAAALYGARGGNGVILITTKSGKKNKGLGISFSSSNVYEIPYKFIEKSTLFANGSRPNPNTTQIDETSSGWVGPELDKGLSAIQWPYSDQEIATGVGVAKPLTSRGANNAKNFFENSFTSTNTVSIENSTDRMNYRMSYTNMQHEGFIPNSDLYRHNFGINSSFDVNDKLKLNSSIKYTISGADNRPSTTDRGANPLQALYDINSHIDILDMKDYWLVEGVSQNAPYNLGDDPSQFEFNNPYFLANEINNGFKRKRLMGNIQADYQFTDKLSLMTRFAYNDTHEVRETKISSGFNDEPNGAYGLSNINGVETNVDFLLTYQDKLNENFDYSLSAGGNRRNLNNNSSSAQTKNGGSGLVVPNLFTLSNIASDNISYGSSTSKKRVNSLYALGNISFKNTVFVDASVRNDWSSTLPENNNSFLYPSVSSSILLDKIFDMGNDVSLFKLRVGWAQAGNDTSAYNLYSVLSNSGDWGAASQLSVSAALKNDEIKPEINTSTEYGVDLSLFRNKVTMDFTYYESDNKNQIFQKSLPISSGATSKLFNAGNLNSKGFEASLGSVLVKNDDLRWNMNLTFTTNKTIITELAPGTDYVSFWSEARNGAYTWVGEEIGQLVDRAFVRVEDENSPYYGWPLLDDEGWDSDDRTLSDADGNRVAPVTGNYNPDFKMGLQTSITYKNWNLSMNFDWRKGGQFVSQTYRYAESDVQTSRWLDKVYDLSNVNDIPAYIRENSDIFLSPNGEFYPLVGGPTAEYGGFPYDGLNDGVFLPGVMGYYDDNGNFVATQENLGGDGTQYHSYGDNYPWSYSKAATFDADYLKLRQISIGYTFPREVSEKMGMNNLSLSLFSRNIILWTKAGINIDPESAFQSSGSGMAQGVERYNIQPWSIPVGFKLNASF